From the Campylobacter concisus genome, the window CTACTTCAAGTAGTGCAATGTCAGCAAATTTCATCTTTGAAGTATCGGCTTCTACAAGCACTACTGCTCCATTTGCTAGTGCTTCTGCACGCTTTGCTACGATAAGTGAGAGTTTATATCTATCGTCGCCAACTTGCTTTAACGCTCTTGCTGTTATTTGTTCTGTTCTCATATTTATCCTTTTTAAAATTTATTTTACTACTGAATATAGGGCTGCTT encodes:
- a CDS encoding DNA-directed RNA polymerase subunit omega, which codes for MRTEQITARALKQVGDDRYKLSLIVAKRAEALANGAVVLVEADTSKMKFADIALLEVAEGKIGLEAIVEGK